One window of Nicotiana tomentosiformis chromosome 11, ASM39032v3, whole genome shotgun sequence genomic DNA carries:
- the LOC138902083 gene encoding uncharacterized protein has product MVPAMPEDEQRRLKRFERLQPPSFSGAEGDDAYGFLDRFQRILRTAGILETSRVSFTTFQFSWAAFSWWEAYKRRRPVDATPLIWQQFSVLFLEKFVSQSRREELRRQFEQLCQGDMSMTQYEMRFSKLACHAI; this is encoded by the coding sequence atggttcctgctatgcctgaggatgagcagcgtagattgaaGAGGTTTGAgaggctccagcctccatctttcagtggtgcagaaGGAGATGATGCATATGGTTTCTTAGATAGGtttcagaggatactccgtacggcaggtattctggagaccagtagggtctcgttcactacttttcagttctcttgggctgccttcagttggtgggaggcttacaagaggcgtaggccggtcgatGCAACACCCCTTATATGGCAACAGTTCTCCGTTcttttcctggagaagttcgtgtctcagtcccgcagagaggagctgcgcaggcagttcgagcagctttgtcagggtgatatgtccatgacgcagtatgagatgagattttctaagttagcctgtcatgctatctag
- the LOC138902084 gene encoding uncharacterized protein: MVRTYATGQGDQTLVEPVRGRGHGRGRGTARAAAGAVPMDPPVIPDHVPAADVPVGPAQAPFVPIVIPGLQETLAQILTACTSLAQAVVVSTTAATSQAGGGTQTPAACTPEQVVQGLQTPGAPLAQPVAPAQDYVVPVMPYDEQQGEDAQGFLDKCQSILRTTGILETSGVSFTTFQFSRASFTWLEAYERRRPVGAAPLTWQQFSTLFLKKYVPQSRREELCRQFEKLR, translated from the exons atggtgaggacatatgCTACCGGACAGGGTGACCAGACACTAGTTGAGcccgtgagaggccgaggccatgGTAGAGGGAGGGGTACAGCCCGCGCAGCTGCCGGGGCAGTGCCTATGGACCCTCCAGTTATTCCAGATCATGTCCCAGCCGCAGATGTTccagtgggaccagctcaggcaccgtTTGTGCCTATTGTTATTCCAGGTCTTCAGGAGACCTTGGCTCAGATTTTGACCGCatgcaccagtcttgctcaggcggtcgtTGTTTCTACTACAGCAGCTacttctcaggctggaggaggcactcagactcctgcAGCTTGCACACCTGAGCAGGttgtgcagggacttcagacaccgggggcacctctagcccagccggttgcccctgctcaggattatgtggttccagTCATGCCTTATGacgagcagc AGGgcgaggatgcccagggtttcttAGATAAGTGTCAGAGTATTCTCCGcacaacgggtattttggagaccagtggggtctcgttcactaccttccAGTTCTCAAGAGCTTCCTTTACTTGGttggaggcttatgagaggcgtaggcctgttggtgcAGCGCCTCTTACCTGGCAACAGTTCTCcactctctttctcaagaagtaTGTGccacagtcccgcagagaggagctgtgcaggcAGTTCGAGAAGCTGCGTTAG